GAACAGGCAGCCTCTGCGTCTGCTCCTCCTCCGCCCAAACCGCGTCCGTCGGTCAATGTCAGTCCCGTCAATCTGCCGGCCTACGATAATCTGCCCGGACAGAGCAGCATGGCGCCTCCCATGGATATTAATCTGGATATGATCCTTGATATCCCTGTCGAGGTTCATGTGGAAGTCGGCCATACCCGCGTGAAGGTGTCGGAGATTCTTCGACTCGATATCGGCTCTGTGGTCGAATTGAACCGTGTCGCCGGCCATCCCGCCGATATTATTGTCAATGGCAAGCTCATCGGCCAGGGCGATGTGGTGGTGGTTAATGAAAATTTCGGTATTCGTGTCACTAAACTGGTCGGCCTTGAAGAACGGCTTAGTTCTGTCTGATCCCGTCCTGCGTGACGCGTGGTCAACCTAGTTCGACGAGGGTTATGCCGGGATTATTTTGATCGGTGCGGAGCTGTTTTTTTAGCTCAGGATATTTCCGAAGCAGGTTGCGTCCGACTTCTGTATGCGGCGAGTAGTTTTCTCCGCATACATATTGTTTTACAATGCGACGCGATCGCATACGGGACAGCTGCTCCCGGGTGGCTTTCTTTAGTTTTCCACCGGTGCCGCCAGACCCCCAGCCATGAATGATTCTGACCAGTGACACGCCTTGGCTCTGCAACGAGGTGAGACGGCGTTGAAGGCGTTGCGTGCCTTCGTCAACGGTGGGCATGCCGTCTTTAATGTTGACGGTTACACACCCGCTCTGCCGTATGCGCTGTGTATGATCGGGTGCTCCGTCCTGCGGCCGTTCACAAAAGGGACACACCCGCATACCGAACGGCATTTCATTTCCGCATACGTCACAATACTTCAAGGGAGCCTTCCCATCGTCTTAATTAACCGCTTCGTTGTTCATGCCCTATATCTACGGAAGTTGTGTACGTCCTGTCAATACGGGGCTGACGCGCAGCATGGAAAAATGCGCTTAGAAAAAGTTCCAGACATTGGACGTTTTTCTGCGAAAAGTTCCAATCATCGGAACGTCCCCTTTTCCCCCCAAAGCGTTCATCTCGCCGCCTTCAGCCCTCCTCGATCTCCTCCGTGATCCGTCCTCCATCCCGTTTTTCTGCGCGGGGACGACAGTTGCGATTGGTTTTCATATTAATGAAATTGTCATAGCGGCGCTGTTCAATGGTGCCGTCGGTAAGGGCCTGCTGCACGGCGCAGCCGGGCTCACTGATATGGGCGCAATTGCGAAAACGACATTGGGCGGAAAGGTGGAGTATGTCGTCAAATGCATCGTCAATGGTGTCTGTGTCGGCGACCTGCCATTCGCGAATACCTGGGGTGTCGATGAGCAGTCCGCCATGCGGCATGGGCTCCATCAGGCGACTTGTGGTGGTGTGCCGTCCGCGTCGATCATTTTCGCGTACTTCATTCACGGCATGATCACGGCTTGTCAGCTTGTTGAAAAGAGATGTTTTTCCGGCACCGGAGAGTCCGATGAGAATCCCGGTTTCCCCGGGGGCGATGGCCTGATTGATGATGTCGATCCCGGAACCATCCAGTGCGCTGGTGGTAAATACCTGTCCGTCACCCACCAGACGCTTGGACTGGGTCAGTGCGTCGTTGAGCTGCTCTTCTGTGGCCAGATCGGTTTTGTTCAGTACCACCATGGGCGTGATGTTTTGCGAGACAACCAGCCCCATAAAGCGTTCCACACGGTTTTCATTGAAATGGCGTCCGCCTTCGAGGCTTGCTACCAGCAGAGCGAAGTCGACATTGGCCGCAATGGGCTGCTCTCCGCGTCCGCGCTCTCCGGCCTGCTGCCGGCAGAGCAGGGTGGTGCGGGGCAGTACACGGAAAATGGTGAAATGTTCGGAGTTTTTCTTTTCTTTCACAGCGACCCAGTCGCCGATGAGCGGCCAGTCGCGCAGGTCTTTGTTGTGATGGCGCATCAGTCTGGC
Above is a genomic segment from Spartobacteria bacterium containing:
- the fliN gene encoding flagellar motor switch protein FliN → MADDLDAFFNGDSEPTEEELEALFAAEVEKAKQADDEPSEDELEAMFAAEVAKEQAASASAPPPPKPRPSVNVSPVNLPAYDNLPGQSSMAPPMDINLDMILDIPVEVHVEVGHTRVKVSEILRLDIGSVVELNRVAGHPADIIVNGKLIGQGDVVVVNENFGIRVTKLVGLEERLSSV
- the rsgA gene encoding ribosome small subunit-dependent GTPase A, which codes for MNTHVLSALGWNAHWQELFETSPQPLKNTQPARVIRTEREHYVVQTAEGVFWAKTARLMRHHNKDLRDWPLIGDWVAVKEKKNSEHFTIFRVLPRTTLLCRQQAGERGRGEQPIAANVDFALLVASLEGGRHFNENRVERFMGLVVSQNITPMVVLNKTDLATEEQLNDALTQSKRLVGDGQVFTTSALDGSGIDIINQAIAPGETGILIGLSGAGKTSLFNKLTSRDHAVNEVRENDRRGRHTTTSRLMEPMPHGGLLIDTPGIREWQVADTDTIDDAFDDILHLSAQCRFRNCAHISEPGCAVQQALTDGTIEQRRYDNFINMKTNRNCRPRAEKRDGGRITEEIEEG